The genomic stretch GCACCACACCACCAGAACCCGGCAACCTTCCGCCAGACTGCCCATACCAGGGGAACCTCCCCCTCGATGCGGTGCGCCCCGCAGATGGTCCCAGGGGCCATATCGGTCTGGAGTGGCAGCCGAACGTTCCCCCAGGCGCCTTTTGGCGAGCACGGGCATCCCGTGATTCCCGTAATACCAAAGCCCGCCCGGGTCTTCCGTGGTGCTCTTGGCGCGAGCTCTCTTCCGGGAGCATCCACCAAAACCAGGTTTCAGAGTCCCTCGGATACGAACGAAGGGTACATCCGTCATGCTCCGGCCAGAGCGGTGAACCAGCGCCTCTGCCGCCAGACGCCTCGCTGCCGAGCTCGGAGGACGGACCTTGGCCGGATCGACGAGACCTGCGAACTCGTGTCCTGCCCAGTTCTGCATAATCGTAGCCTTGGGCGGCAACCTCTCTAGGTTGCATGCGTTGCGGAGAGCAGATCCGCCTCTTTCTGTCCGGTTCGTCAGCATGTGGATCCAGTCCCCCCTGTGGTCTGGCAATGATAAACGAGCGCTCTCTAACAGGGACGGAGCAGCGTCCACAAGGGCGCCAAGGGTTCAACTCCTAACTCGACTGCTCAGGAATCCCGAGGTCTTGCAATGTGCTTCTCAGCCACTCAAGCGATGCCTCGAGCATAGGGCCGCCTGCCCCCTCGCACTCGATGCTCAGCACGCCTTGATAGCCAGCCTCCTTGAGGAGCCGCAAACACTCGCGGATGTTTTCCCGGTTGACGCCCCGGCCCACAGGGCAGTGACTCACGGCGATGCCGGTCATCTCTCCCCGGGAAGAACCCGCCAAAGACTCCGATACGTCTTTAATATGGACATGGCTGACGCGGCTGACGAAGAGCTTAAGAAACGTCACAGGGTCCCGCCCTGCGATGTAGGTATTACCCGTGTCCATGTTCAAGCGGAGGTAGGGGCTGTCACAAAAGGACAGCATCTCGGCGAGGCGCTCGGGTTGCGTGGTGAAATACCCGTGCGGCTCGATGTTAACGATGACCTTGTGCGCTTCGGCAACCCGGACAATCTGCTGATAACAGCGCCGCATCTGGGCCATGACCTCCGATTCCGTCATGCCTTCCGGGGGACGAAGACCATCCGTGGTGTCTACGCAAGGGCAACCCGCTTGGGCGGCCCATGCAATGGTTTTCATCACATAGGCCACACCGTGCACCGGGCCGTCTTGGCCGGACAGGGGGAATGCCGCGTCGACCTGAGAGAACTGCACTCCGTACCGGTCCATCTTTCGGCGCAGTAGCACAGGGTCCTCGTAGAGTGCCACATGGGGGTGGTACCCCAGGCCATGGAGCCAACTGACCCCATCGATGACACCGCACTCGATGTAATGAACATCGTGCCGTCGTGCCCAGTCGAGGCATTGTTCGAAGGACCAGCACGCCGAGTTAAATGCGTCGGTGTGGAACCCGATCTTCATTGCGATTCTCCCTCCTTTCCTTGGTTCACGCCCTTTCCTTGCGCAAGCTGGGACCCGGACGCGGGCCGGCTCCCGAGCTCCCTGCCATTGGTGTCGCCAGTGGTGGCAGGGATGGAGTGAGAGAATGACCCCTCTGGACCCAGCGGTGTGACCCGGTGCCCAGCGAAACCGGTGAAAGCGGTCTAGTAACGCAGGCGGAAAAATTGAGCATCGCTTTCAATGGGCAACCTGATCCCTGACATGGCGCCGGGCACCTCGGTCCAAGGGCCCGAAAGTGTCCCCGCTTTTTCGAGTATGGCCTGTCCTGGCCATGCGAGTTCC from Limisphaera ngatamarikiensis encodes the following:
- a CDS encoding sugar phosphate isomerase/epimerase family protein — its product is MKIGFHTDAFNSACWSFEQCLDWARRHDVHYIECGVIDGVSWLHGLGYHPHVALYEDPVLLRRKMDRYGVQFSQVDAAFPLSGQDGPVHGVAYVMKTIAWAAQAGCPCVDTTDGLRPPEGMTESEVMAQMRRCYQQIVRVAEAHKVIVNIEPHGYFTTQPERLAEMLSFCDSPYLRLNMDTGNTYIAGRDPVTFLKLFVSRVSHVHIKDVSESLAGSSRGEMTGIAVSHCPVGRGVNRENIRECLRLLKEAGYQGVLSIECEGAGGPMLEASLEWLRSTLQDLGIPEQSS